One Roseomonas sp. OT10 DNA window includes the following coding sequences:
- a CDS encoding L-threonylcarbamoyladenylate synthase, translating into MSATATRRLPPEATGEAAALLRAGELVAFPTETVYGLGGDARNGRAVAGIFAAKGRPHFNPLICHLPEAELAFAEVVPDDRARTLAARFWPGPLTLVLPRRAQSRIDLLAGAGLDTLAVRVPAHPLAQALLRAAGTPVAAPSANRSGEVSPTTAEHVLEGLGGRIAAVLDGGPCAVGVESSVLDLSGPGAVLLRPGGVPVEAIEALIGPVGRPLPLAAAAAVRSLRSPGMLLSHYAPRLPVRLNATAVGAEEALLAFGTPLSGAGAVWNLSETSDPVEAAARLFAGLRALDAEGARRGLRGIAAMPVPAAGLGAAINDRLERAAAPRGA; encoded by the coding sequence GTGAGCGCGACGGCGACGCGGCGGCTGCCGCCTGAGGCGACCGGGGAGGCCGCGGCCCTGCTGCGCGCGGGGGAGTTGGTCGCCTTCCCCACGGAGACGGTCTACGGGCTGGGCGGCGACGCCCGGAACGGGCGGGCGGTGGCGGGGATCTTCGCCGCCAAGGGCCGGCCGCACTTCAACCCGCTGATCTGCCACCTGCCGGAGGCGGAGCTGGCCTTCGCGGAAGTGGTGCCGGACGACCGCGCCCGCACCCTGGCCGCGCGCTTCTGGCCCGGGCCGCTGACCCTGGTGCTGCCGCGCCGGGCGCAGTCGCGCATCGACCTGCTGGCCGGGGCAGGGCTGGACACGCTGGCGGTGCGCGTGCCGGCGCATCCGCTGGCCCAGGCGCTGCTGCGCGCGGCGGGGACGCCGGTGGCGGCGCCTTCGGCCAACCGCTCGGGCGAGGTCTCGCCCACCACGGCGGAGCACGTGCTGGAGGGGCTGGGCGGGCGGATCGCGGCGGTGCTGGATGGCGGTCCCTGCGCCGTGGGCGTGGAGAGCAGCGTGCTGGACCTCAGCGGCCCCGGCGCGGTGCTGCTGCGGCCGGGCGGCGTGCCGGTGGAGGCCATCGAGGCGCTGATCGGCCCGGTGGGGCGCCCCCTGCCCCTCGCCGCGGCGGCGGCGGTGCGCAGCCTGCGCTCGCCGGGGATGCTGCTCTCCCACTACGCGCCGCGCCTGCCGGTGCGGCTGAACGCGACGGCGGTGGGGGCGGAGGAGGCGCTGCTGGCCTTCGGAACCCCGCTGTCCGGGGCCGGGGCAGTGTGGAACCTGTCGGAAACGAGCGACCCGGTCGAAGCGGCGGCGCGGCTCTTCGCCGGGCTGCGGGCGCTGGATGCCGAGGGGGCGCGGCGCGGGCTGCGCGGAATCGCGGCGATGCCGGTGCCGGCGGCGGGGCTGGGGGCGGCGATCAACGACCGGCTGGAGCGGGCGGCGGCACCACGCGGGGCGTGA
- the cysQ gene encoding 3'(2'),5'-bisphosphate nucleotidase CysQ, with protein sequence MTDPELLELAASLARRAADAINAIRAAGFAVERKSDASPVTEADRVAEALIVEGLRAATPDIPVVAEEEVCAGVVTRLAHRYWLVDPLDGTREFAAGRDSFAVCIGLVEGDRPVLGAVAIPPTGEVFGGLVATGDAAGGTAWKEDAAGRRAIAARVPPAEGLTVMFSRHSMGDPRLAPFLEGWTVAEVVNCGSAVKFCRLAEGAADLYPRFGRTMEWDTAAGQALLEAAGGRLLDAAGQPLRYGKPGFENGAFVAWGRAAPGPDALVLDRLHAAGR encoded by the coding sequence ATGACCGATCCTGAACTGCTGGAGCTCGCCGCCAGCCTCGCCCGGCGGGCCGCCGACGCCATCAACGCCATCCGCGCCGCCGGCTTCGCGGTGGAGCGCAAGTCCGATGCCTCCCCGGTGACGGAGGCCGACCGCGTGGCCGAGGCGCTGATCGTCGAGGGGCTGCGCGCCGCCACCCCCGACATCCCGGTGGTGGCGGAGGAGGAGGTCTGCGCCGGGGTGGTGACCCGCCTGGCCCACCGCTACTGGCTGGTCGATCCGCTGGACGGCACCCGTGAATTCGCCGCCGGGCGGGACAGCTTCGCCGTCTGCATCGGGCTGGTGGAGGGCGACCGGCCCGTGCTGGGCGCCGTCGCCATCCCCCCCACCGGCGAGGTCTTCGGCGGCCTCGTCGCCACCGGCGATGCCGCGGGGGGCACCGCCTGGAAGGAGGATGCCGCCGGCCGCCGCGCCATCGCCGCGCGGGTGCCGCCGGCCGAGGGGCTGACGGTGATGTTCAGCCGCCATTCCATGGGCGACCCGCGCCTCGCCCCCTTCCTGGAGGGCTGGACGGTGGCCGAGGTGGTGAACTGCGGCTCGGCGGTGAAGTTCTGCCGCCTCGCGGAAGGCGCCGCCGACCTCTACCCGCGCTTCGGCCGCACCATGGAATGGGACACCGCCGCCGGACAGGCGCTGCTGGAGGCGGCGGGCGGGCGGCTGCTGGACGCCGCCGGGCAGCCGCTGCGCTACGGCAAGCCGGGCTTCGAGAACGGGGCCTTCGTGGCCTGGGGCCGGGCCGCGCCCGGACCGGACGCGCTGGTGCTCGACCGGCTGCACGCCGCCGGGCGGTGA